Proteins found in one Arachis stenosperma cultivar V10309 chromosome 8, arast.V10309.gnm1.PFL2, whole genome shotgun sequence genomic segment:
- the LOC130945995 gene encoding uncharacterized protein LOC130945995 has protein sequence MSTHGCGRGRGRGRIGTVTPGPAGNDPVNFMATLENMAAAMQATAEALGNQINQGNYRNNNDEDGPMTLAIFLKVHPLTFRGTSNPTDADNWIQAMERALQAQQVPEEQWVEFGTYQLQGEAQYWWQGTQLRNAKELELMQLKQGQMTVTKYTSRFEELCCFSRICQGAPEDFAEWKCIKYEGGLRSDILSFVAPMEIRVFSELGRNFTPRGQYFKRGGYTPQPHLGQNNFQRFSNNNSQGRGKGKQAQTPPNDLTCRRCGKYHPNTPCRAGLGVCFYCGEAGHLSWNCPEKKKNQEAGKAQHQGRVFTMTADGAGSADTPIRGNHELIIEISDCLA, from the exons ATGTCGACTCACGGATGCGGTCGCGGGCGAGGTAGAGGTAGGATAGGCACCGTTACTCCTGGCCCGGCAGGGAATGATCCAGTAAACTTCATGGCTACCCTGGAAAATATGGCTGCGGCTATGCAGGCGACAGCCGAGGCACTGGGTAATCAGATAAACCAGGGTAATTACAGAAACAATAATGATGAGGACGGTCCCATGACACTTGCTATATTTCTGAAAGTTCACCCTCTGACCTTCAGGGGAACCTCAAATCCCACTGATGCAGACAATTGGATTCAGGCTATGGAACGGGCACTGCAGGCTCAGCAAGTTCCTGAGGAGCAATGGGTTGAGTTTGGAACTTATCAGTTGCAGGGTGAGGCTCAGTATTGGTGGCAGGGGACACAAC TCAGAAATGCCAAGGAACTTGAACTGATGCAGTTAAAGCAGGGACAGATGACTGTTACTAAGTATACTAGCAGGTTTGAGGAGTTATGTTGCTTTTCTCGTATCTGTCAAGGTGCGCCTGAAGATTTTGCTGAGTGGAAAtgtattaagtatgagggaGGTCTTCGAAGTGATATTCTGAGCTTCGTTGCACCAATGGAGATCAGAGTGTTTTCGGAACTG GGAAGGAACTTCACCCCTAGAGGACAATATTTTAAGCGAGGCGGTTACACCCCACAACCACATTTGGGTCAGAATAACTTCCAGAGATTCAGTAATAATAACAGCCAGGGAAgaggcaaaggaaagcaagctCAAACCCCACCAAATGATTTAACTTGTAGGAGGTGTGGAAAGTACCACCCGAATACTCCGTGCAGGGCTGGTTTAGGTGTATGCTTTTACTGTGGTGAAGCTGGGCATTTGTCTTGGAATTGtccagaaaagaagaagaatcaagAAGCTGGAAAGGCACAACATCAGGGACGCGTGTTCACTATGACAGCGGATGGTGCTGGAAGCGCAGATACTCCGATTAGAGGTAATCACGAACTGATAATCGAAATTTCCGACTGCCTTGCATAG